One Drosophila subobscura isolate 14011-0131.10 chromosome dot, UCBerk_Dsub_1.0, whole genome shotgun sequence DNA segment encodes these proteins:
- the LOC117902975 gene encoding metabotropic glutamate receptor, translated as MRQEKSVLVKRTSNITLVVLVILSWSPVAQLKGPSSTHAQDTVSVSLPGDIILGGLFPVHEKGDGAPCGPKVYNRGVQRLEAMLYAIDRVNNDTNILPGITLGVHILDTCSRDTYALNQSLQFVRASLNNLDTSVFECSDTSSPHLRKNASSGPVFGVIGGSYSSVSLQVANLLRLFHIPQISPASTAKTLSDKSRFDLFARTVPPDTFQSVALVDIIKNFNWSYVSTIHSEGSYGEYGIEAFHKEATERHVCIAAAEKVPSAADDKVFDSIISKLQKKPNARGVVLFTRAEDARGILQAAKRAKLTQQFHWIASDGWGKQQKLLEGLEEIAEGAITVELQSEIIEDFDRYMMQLTPRTNQRNPWFAEYWEDTFNCLLTQATGLNAPGINASAMQTQPEAKTKQFCDGSLRLSEKVGYEQESKTQFVVDAVYAFAYALHNLHNDRCNTQNDENTEQQKHQHRETVWYRKPIDSKSQACPEMASYDGKDFYNNYLLNVSFIDLAGSEVKFDRQGDGLARYDILNYQRLENSSGYHYKVIGKWFNSLQLNSQTVVWNKAADQPTSACSLPCEVGMIKKQQGDTCCWICDSCESYEYVYDDFTCKDCGPGLWPYPDKLSCFPLDIQYMRWNSLFALIPMAIAILGIAVTIIVIALFAKNHDTPLVRASGRELSYTLLFGILVCYCNTFALIAKPTIGSCVLQRFGIGVGFSIIYSALLTKTNRISRIFHSASKSAQRLNYISPQSQVVITASLIAIQILITMIWMVVEPPGTRFYYPDRTEVILKCKIQDMSFLFSQLYNMILITICTVYAIKTRKIPENFNESKFIGFTMYTTCIIWLAFVPIYFGTGNSYEIQITTLCISISLSASVALVCLYSPKVYILVFHPDKNVRKLTMNSTVYRRSAAAGHPSCCTTPGIPAPSASTSDRPSQKSPRQDLNLDQSQGDTVHRGSANTSQNYDPVPEPGECDYSEPSCIRVKD; from the exons ATGCGACAGGAAAAGAGTGTACTTGTTAAACGGACAAGTAATATAACTCTCGTTGTCTTGGTGATCTTGTCTTGGAGTCCAGTGGCACAGCTTAAGGGACCGAGCAGCACGCACGCCCAGGACACTGTGTCTGTTTCGCTGCCGGGAGACATTATACTTGGCGGTCTGTTCCCCGTTCATGAGAAGGGTGATGGTGCTCCATGTGGACCAAAAGTGTACAACAGGGGAGTGCAACGCCTGGAGGCTATGCTGTATGCAATAGATCGTGTAAACAATGATACCAACATACTTCCGGGTATAACCCTCGGGGTTCACATACTGGATACCTGCTCCAGAGACACCTATGCTCTGAACCAATCGCTGCAATTTGTGCGTGCTTCGCTTAACAACTTGGATACCTCTGTTTTTGAATGTTCAGACACATCTAGCCCGCATCTGAGAAAAAATGCCTCGTCGGGTCCCGTTTTTGGGGTAATTGGCGGCTCCTACAGCTCAGTGTCATTGCAAGTAGCCAATCTGCTGCGCCTTTTTCACATTCCCCAAATCTCGCCGGCATCAACCGCTAAAACGCTGTCAGACAAATCACGCTTCGATCTGTTTGCCCGAACTGTGCCCCCAGATACCTTTCAATCCGTCGCACTCGTTGATATAATCAAGAACTTTAATTGGTCCTATGTATCTACAATTCATTCAGAAGGCTCTTACG GGGAATACGGTATAGAAGCGTTTCATAAGGAAGCAACTGAGCGGCACGTGTGcatagctgctgctgaaaaGGTACCAAGTGCTGCAGATGACAAAGTCTTCGACTCCATTATCAGTAAGCTGCAGAAAAAGCCGAACGCTCGCGGTGTTGTGCTTTTTACGCGGGCTGAAGATGCGCGCGGCATTTTGCAAGCAGCGAAGCGGGCCAAATTGACGCAGCAGTTTCATTGGATTGCTAGTGACGGTTGgggaaagcagcagaagctttTGGAGGGTTTGGAGGAAATAGCAGAGGGTGCTATTACCGTAGAGCTGCAGTCGGAGATCATCGAGGACTTCGATCGCTATATGATGCAGCTCACACCAAGGACGAATCAACGCAATCCCTGGTTTGCTGAGTACTGGGAGGACACATTCAATTGTCTGTTGACACAAGCGACAGGTCTAAATGCACCCGGTATAAATGCAAGCGCTATGCAGACCCAGCCCGAAGCAAAGACGAAGCAATTTTGTGACGGAAGCTTGCGGCTGTCCGAGAAAGTTGG ATACGAGCAGGAGTCAAAGACGCAATTCGTTGTGGATGCAGTGTATGCATTTGCGTATGCACTGCATAATCTACATAACGACCGTTGTAATACACAAAATGATGAAAATACCGAACAGCAAAAGCATCAACACAGAGAAACTGTGTGGTATAGGAAGCCGATTGACAGTAAGTCCCAGGCATGTCCCGAAATGGCCAGCTATGACGGAAAGGATTTCTATAACAATTACCTGCTGAACGTGTCATTTATAG ATCTGGCAGGCAGCGAAGTGAAGTTTGATCGCCAAGGTGACGGACTGGCTAGATACGACATTTTAAATTATCAACGTCTTGAGAACTCTTCAGGATATCACTATAAG GTTATCGGCAAATGGTTTAATAGTCTGCAACTGAATTCGCAAACAGTTGTATGGAATAAGGCGGCTGATCAACCAACCTCAGCCTGTTCCTTGCCATGTGAGGTTGGAATGATTAAAAAACAGCAG gGAGATACTTGTTGCTGGATATGCGACAGCTGCGAGTCATATGAGTACGTGTACGATGACTTTACATGCAAAGACTGCGGCCCAGGACTCTGGCCATACCCCGATAAACTTTCGTGCTTTCCTTTGGACATTCAGTACATGCGATGGAACTCCCTCTTCGCCCTCATTCCCATGGCCATTGCCATATTGGGAATTGCAGTTACCATCATTGTGATAGCTCTGTTTGCCAAAAATCACGATACGCCCCTGGTCAGGGCGTCAGGTCGGGAGCTTAGTTATACACTTCTCTTCGGTATTTTGGTGTGTTACTGCAACACCTTTGCTCTAATCGCAAAGCCAACAATTGGCTCTTGCGTTCTTCAGCGATTTGGTATTGGCGTTGggttttctattatttatagcGCACTGCTAACAAAAACCAATCGTATTTCACGCATTTTCCACTCTGCTTCCAAGTCAGCCCAGCGCCTCAATTACATCAGTCCACAGTCACAGGTGGTCATAACGGCATCGTTAATAG caATACAGATACTTATCACAATGATATGGATGGTAGTGGAGCCGCCTGGAACTCGCTTCTACTACCCAGACAGGACGGAGGTAATActgaaatgcaaaatacagGATATGTCCTTTCTATTTTCCCAGCTGTACAATATGATTCTGATAACAATCTGCACCGTGTATGCAATTAAAACCCGAAAAATACCCGAAAATTTCAACGAATCAAAGTTTATTGGATTCACCATGTATACCACTTGCATTATCTGGCTGGCCTTTGTTCCCATTTACTTCGGTACTGGAAACTCTTACGAG ATACAAATCACCACCTTGTGCATTTCTATAAGTCTTAGTGCTTCAGTGGCACTAGTATGTCTCTACTCACCAAAGGTATACATCCTCGTCTTCCATCCGGACAAAAACGTGCGCAAGTTGACAATGAATAGCACCGTATATAGACGATCGGCCGCAGCTGGGCACCCCAGCTGCTGTACCACTCCTGGAATACCAGCGCCATCGGCGTCGACAAGCGACCGGCCATCGCAAAAAAGCCCAAGGCAGGACCTGAACTTGGATCAAAGCCAAGGGGACACTGTTCACAGAGGCAGTGCCAACACCAGCCAAAATTACGATCCAGTTCCAGAACCCGGGGAATGCGACTATTCTGAGCCATCCTGTATCCGTGTTAAGGACTAA